A single Xenopus laevis strain J_2021 chromosome 3S, Xenopus_laevis_v10.1, whole genome shotgun sequence DNA region contains:
- the dut.S gene encoding deoxyuridine 5'-triphosphate nucleotidohydrolase, mitochondrial, whose translation MAALRSIIMYCVTVRPLSRKMWRPSLSPLHKRAPATQVMPATTVTTSPAKRSKDELMYPSGPVLNFAKLTENAYTPTRGSARAAGYDLYSAYDYVIPALEKLVVKTDIQIRVPTGCYGRVAPRSGLAAKYFIDVGAGVIDEDYRGNVGVVLFNFGKDAFEVKKGDRVAQLICERILYPELEEVKALDDTERGAGGFGSTGQN comes from the exons ATGGCCGCTCTCCGCAGTATCATCATGTACTGCGTCACAGTGCGGCCGCTCAGCAGGAAAATGTGGCGCCCGAGTCTGTCGCCTCTTCACAAACGCGCGCCTGCCACGCAAG TCATGCCGGCAACTACAGTCACCACGTCACCAGCCAAGCGATCGAAAGATGAGCTGATGTATCCCTCGGGTCCTGTGCTGAACTTTGCAAAACTGACCGAAAATGCCTACACGCCCACCAGAGGGTCAGCGCGGGCAGCGGGATACGACCTATACAG TGCGTACGATTATGTTATTCCTGCTCTCGAAAAACTGGTGGTAAAAACAGACATCCAGATTCGTGTACCTACAGGGTGCTATGGACGAGTTG CTCCACGTTCCGGATTAGCTGCCAAGTATTTCATTGATGTTGGAG CTGGCGTAATTGATGAGGACTACAGAGGCAATGTTGGTGTTGTGTTATTTAATTTCGGAAAGGATGCTTTTGAAG TGAAAAAAGGTGATAGAGTGGCACAGTTGATATGTGAGAGAATACTATACCCTGAACTTGAAGAGGTCAAA gcttTAGATGATACAGAACGTGGTGCTGGTGGATTTGGATCTACTGGTCAGAATTAA